DNA sequence from the Streptomyces cinnabarinus genome:
GGGCGCCTCAGTACTTCTGCCGGGTTGTTGGTGCCGGGTCTGCTGGAGCGGATGGTGTTGGCGCAGTGGTCGTGGATGCGTCCTCCGGTGCTGGTTGCTGTTCCGGTGGGGCTGAATGCGGTGTACGGCAGGCGCGTCTGCATGTCGCCGACGCCAAGCCGACGGAACTGTCACGGAGTCCGTCGAACCGCGGTCCAGCGCGGTTTCCGGCAAGCTCTCAGTCCGGGCCTTCTACCTGGACATCGCCCAGTGGGCTCTTGACGAGCCAGAACGCTGGGGGCCATGGGCGGCACCCGCCCCCATCAGCGAGGCTGAATGCTCAGCAAAGAAGCTCGAAAAGCTGCAAAAGTCCAGGAAAGACCAGCGGACTCGTGAGCGCTTGCCCGTGCTGCCCACGCTCGTCCGAGTCGCCGACCGCCGGCTGAAGGAAGCCCGTCTTCGCCTCGAAGCTCTCCATGCCGCGGCGCCAGGATCCACGTTCACAGTGCTCGGCGAGGCCTTCACTGCCCCGCGCTTCACGAATCGCCCAGAGGGGCGGGCAGCGAGCGTCCGCGACGAGTACGGCCGCCGCCGGTTGCTCGCGACCGAGGAAAAGGTCGCGTTCTGGGCCTGGGCAACGATCGAGATCTTCCGGCATACCGGCATTCGCATCGAAGAGCTCCGGGAACTCGGCCACCACAGCATCCTCAGCTACAAGCTCCCAACCACCGGGCAAGTGGTTCCGCTGCTGCAGGTCGCACCGTCGAAGACCGATCAAGAACGGCTCCTGCTCGTCAGCCCTGAACTCGCTGACGTGCTTAGCGCGATCGTGTCGCGCGTCCGTGGCTCGGACGGGAGCGTCCCCTTGGTCTCCAGTTATGACCAGCACGAAGGCGTCTGGAACCCTCCCATGCCGCTGCTCTATCAGTGGAACGTCTCCGGCCAGAACCGGCCGCTCGCGGAGAGCACGATCCGCAAGGCGATCAACCAGACCCTCGAAGCCACTGGGCTCACTGACAGCGCGGGCAAGCCGCTGAGGTTCCAGCTCCACGACTTCCGTCGGATCTTCATCACCGACGCGATCCTCAGCGGCCTTCCACCGCACATTGCCCAAGTCGTTGCAGGTCGCAACAACATCAACAGCACGATGGGCTATGCGGCGATCTATCCGGTCGACGCGATCGAGTCCCACCGGGCTTTCATCGCGCGCCGGCGGGCACTCAGGCCCGTCGAGGAATATCGCGCTGTCACGCCCTAGGAGTGGAACGACTTCCTCGGCCACTTCGAGAAGAGAAAGCTCGCCCTCGGCAGCTGCGGACGAGCCTACGGAACGGACTGCATCCACGAGCACGCATGCGTTCGCTGCCCCGTGCTCATCGTGGACTTCGGCGAGATGTCCCGCTTGGTCGAGATCCGCGACAACCTTGCCGACCGGATCAGGGAAGCCGAGCGCGAGGGATGGCTGGGGGAGGTCGAAGGGCTATCCACCAGCCTGGCCGCTGCCGAAGAGAAGATCGCGGAGATCACCGCCAGACACGACCGCAAAGCCTCGCCCGTCTTCCTCGGTGTTCCGACCCTCCAGCAGATCACAGCCCGCTCGGTCGGCTCACCCGAGGCTTCGCCCTGACGAACCATCTGCGCGCGAAGTGCTCGACGTCGTCTCGGCAGGGTGACCACCCCGTTTCCATGGCCTCGGCCAAGCTGCCTTGCAGTCCGGCCGAGGCCTTCCTGCCGCCCGAACGTGCCCTGATCTGGGGAAATGAGTGCACCCGTCAGGGCCGCCGACGGGCCGCAAAAATTTCTCGCGATTCCTCTCTCACAGTCTCCGGCTCCTCCCGCTGTCTATAGGCAGATCGCCCGCGCGAGAGGCGGTCTTCGATCTCACCGCCGCCGACGCCGAGAGGAACCGATGAACGGGAGCGACAAGAACGGGAGGAGGGTCCCGCACCAGCACGTCCCCGCTGGCGTCCTGTGCCACGAGGCGCAGAAACAGTGGGACGCCTACGTGAAGATGCGCAAGACCCTCTGGAAGTCCGCGTGCGCCCGCGCTGGGCGCGACCATGCGGATGACATCTGCTCGAAGGTGGCGATCGCCTTCTACCGGCGCCTGTTGTCGGGCCCGTTGAACGAGAGCGTCGCCCCGTACCTGTGGACGATGATCAAGCGTCACACGGGCCAGCACCTCAGCGAGCTGTCTGCCCGCGCTGAGAACTTCGTGGGCGACGAGACCTCGAATCTGGAGGACCCCGCCAACTACATCAGCGTCCACTTCACGAGCCAGGTCGAGCTCGTCGAGGCGATGGCTGTGTTGAAGAAGGAGTTCAGCACGCTCCAGCTCCGTGCGTTCGTACTTGCCGAGGCGTATGGCCTGAAGGCACCGTCGATCGCCGAGCTCATCGACACCACGCCCGGCAACGTGCGTGACGCGCTTCGCCACGCCCGCCGCAAGCTCGGAACCCGACGAGTCGGTGCCCGCCTGGGAGTCGTGTCCGACGACGATTAGTCGCTTCCAGGAGCCCTGGGCTGGTCCGCAACGACGACGGCTCAGCCCGTAGCTCCGAGTGGGGGCTCATCGTCAGCCGCCATCCCGACAGAAGGAAAGGAGGAGAACCAGCTGGAACTGAGGGTCCACGGCCAGGGGACAGCGGCCGCGGAGCTCTAGAAGCGAGTGAATCCGCGGCCGGCCGGCAAGCACGAGCCGCGGATCCACACCAGAACCGGACGAAAGTCCGGACGACCTCATGGTGAACGCCTCCCTGCGAGGCACTTCTTACGGAACGGAAGGTTGGCATGGGTAACCACATCCACCGCGGGTACTTCGCGGTGATCGCCACGGTGATGGCCGTTTGGGCGTGGATCGGCTGCCGGGTCGAGGCGGCTTTGTTGCTGCTGCCTCCCCGCAGCCCGGTCGTCGGACCGGCTCGCCGGGAGCGCGGTCCGCGGACCCGAGTCCACGGCCGCGTCGAAGGGCTGACGACTGGAAGGTAAACCATCGGTAGTGGAGCCGGACCCTCTCACAGTGAGGGCCCGGCTTCGCTGCTTCTAGGTACTGGCGCATCGACGCGTCGGGCCCGCCGCCCCCAGGCTCTCCAACCCCGGGCGGCGGGCTGGTCCTCCCGAAGGAACACCATGACCACGATCCCCTCTGACGGCGGCAAGAGCCAGGACTTCCCGACCGTGACTCGTACGGACTCCGTCACACTCCGGCTGGAGCTCGCCGAGGGTAATCTCGCCTGCTGCCGTCAGAAGCTCGCCGACGCCGAGCGCGAGGCCCGGGAACTCAGGCGTCAGCAGCGACGGGAACACCGGCAGGAACTCCGGGCCCGGCGACACCAGCGGCGCCGGGCCCTCTCCGCGAAGGCCGTCCACCTGACCGCCACCGCCTCCCCCGTGATGCTCACCTTTGTCGGGGCCATCGCGTTCCTCGTCGCCATCGTCTTGATGGTGAGCGGTTTGGGGGCCGCCAACGCCCTCGCCTTGGCGGCCGCCGCGTGGGGCGGTGCCGCTGCGATCCGTTCCCTACGCAAGTAGAGCGGGACGGGAAGCTTTCCTCCTGTTATCAAGGCCCTCGCCATTCCTTCCGGTGAGGGCCTTCGCCATGTGCACCGGCTCCAAGAGCACCGCGGCTAGTTCAGAGAAGCGAGTTGTCCCGTCTGGGCGGCTTGTGATGGTGGGCATGGGGCGGGGTGATGTGATGGCAGCCGGTTGCACCGCGCTGGTTCTCCACCGGGACCCGGCTCGTGGGTGTCGAGCGCGCTCCTTGCCAGCGCCTGGGTCTGGCGTCCCGGTGAATTTCCAGCGGGTCATCCCGCCGCAGCTTGGATACAGCCGAGGCATTCCGGCGGCTCAATCAGCACTGCCCGGATCTGAACCGAACGTACGACCTGGTGCGCCAGTTCGCTGCCAGGCTCGACGCCCGCGATGCCACCCTCGGGCGAACGAGCCGCCGGGTAGCGCTGAGGGCGCATCAGGGACTGTTGGGCAAGATCGGCAGCGCCGATTCGTCGCCCCCGTTCCCGCGCATCCGCAGACCAGTGACGGCGCGAGCTCGCCCGGGGCCCCGTCCCACCGCCACGCCCGCCCACCCCTGCCACGCAATCTTCGAGGGCTGGCAGATCACATCGCGTCCATCCCTCATCTGCTAGTCCCCGGGCCGGGGACAGGAGGACCGTTACGAAGTGCACGGTGCGTACCTCGATGCCGAGGGGCCCGCGGCCGGATCCCTTGTCCCACCGCCGCCATGTGCGTCGCCATCCCGAGGCAGACGCCGTACGACATGGCCGCGGGGACGTCGACATCAGGCATGCGACCGACGTCTTGCCATACCCGGGCCTGGTCCAGCCCGCTGTGCGTGCCGGTTGTTCACCGCTGCTGACGGTAGCGTCAGATCGGTGGAGGGGATTCTCGTCAGGCCCCTGCCAGAATCCGCCAACTCGCGCTCTGTTCGGTCCCTGGTGATCACATTCGTTCACCTTGGGGCAGAACCGCAATACCGCCCTCGCGGCCCGTGGCACGCGTGTTGAATCCGGCCGTTCGAAGTTCCACGCCCTGGCGGAACACCCAGGGCAGCGCCCCCTGGAGAAGAGATGTCCGGCCCGGAAGTCGTGATCTCGTGTGTCGTCGGATGGGCCGCGCACATACCGCGCAGAGGCGGCCGACCGGCCGACACCGAGGCCGACAGGGCCTTGGACGCGGGCATGCAGCGGGTTCACGACCTAGTCACTGCCCGCCTGGAGGAAGAGCCGCGGTTCCGGCTGCTGTGGGCCGAGATCGAGGCCGGTGGGGCACCGGCCGGGGAGACCCTCGACGCGGCGGCGCGGGCGCTGGGGGCCGCATCCGACGACGACCCCGAGTTCGCGGCGCGGCTGCACACGCTGATGGAGGAGGTCGAACAGTTGCGGTGCGCGGCCGGCGCACCGGCGCTCCACGTGGCTGGTGACCTGAATGTCAGGGCGGGTGGTAGCAGTGTGGCGGCCGCCGTGATCACCGGCGGGGTGACGGTCGCAAACCCTCCGCACCCCGGGACGGAACAGCGCTGACCGTCCCGGGAGCGCCCCATGGCCATCCGGAAGCCTTGGGCATCAACGCGTACAACGGCGCGGTGGCCGCGCTGCACATCGACCGCGTCGAACAACATGTGAGGCTTGAGGACCCGCTGACCTTGGTCCTCAACCGGCTGCGGCAAACCGTCCGTGCCCATGAGAGCGCGGAGTGCTTCCGTCTGCTCGGCGAGGACGTCGCCCGGATCGACCTCGCCTACACGCTGCGCCCGGAAGCGAACAGGGAAGCGAAAGGGGCCGCGCTGCACGGTCGGCTCACGGCCAGTGGCGAGGGCATCCATGACGTGGCCGCGTACTACCGCGCCATCACCCCCCGTCGGCTGGTGGTTACCGGTGCTCCCGGCGCGGGCAAGACCGTGTTGGCGCTGGACCTGATCGTCGCGCTCACCGGCCCCGACTCGGTGGGGCAGCCGGTCCCCGTCCGGCTGTCGACGGCGGCCTGGGATACCAGCGTGCCGCTCGACGCCCACCTGACGGAGCATCTGATCGTGACCTACCGCGTGGCCAAGGATGATGCCGAGCGGCTGGTGACCA
Encoded proteins:
- a CDS encoding tyrosine-type recombinase/integrase, with protein sequence MLPTLVRVADRRLKEARLRLEALHAAAPGSTFTVLGEAFTAPRFTNRPEGRAASVRDEYGRRRLLATEEKVAFWAWATIEIFRHTGIRIEELRELGHHSILSYKLPTTGQVVPLLQVAPSKTDQERLLLVSPELADVLSAIVSRVRGSDGSVPLVSSYDQHEGVWNPPMPLLYQWNVSGQNRPLAESTIRKAINQTLEATGLTDSAGKPLRFQLHDFRRIFITDAILSGLPPHIAQVVAGRNNINSTMGYAAIYPVDAIESHRAFIARRRALRPVEEYRAVTP
- a CDS encoding sigma-70 family RNA polymerase sigma factor — its product is MNGSDKNGRRVPHQHVPAGVLCHEAQKQWDAYVKMRKTLWKSACARAGRDHADDICSKVAIAFYRRLLSGPLNESVAPYLWTMIKRHTGQHLSELSARAENFVGDETSNLEDPANYISVHFTSQVELVEAMAVLKKEFSTLQLRAFVLAEAYGLKAPSIAELIDTTPGNVRDALRHARRKLGTRRVGARLGVVSDDD